Proteins from one Geothermobacter hydrogeniphilus genomic window:
- a CDS encoding DUF3187 family protein, giving the protein MRLAFLITTLLWLLPTLTWGFALQPLQTRNLSPAVLGFGLPALAPARVLDSGSLRLQATVDIVSNFTEGVRSNEALRFDGETYRLELTGVYGIGDDFEIGVALPMLSHRGGSLDSFIESWHDFFGLPQGGRDRAPRNRLDYSYSRLDGSGFHRDTSSSGIGDLSLQAAWQCWQDSRADRRLALRASLKIPTGDSDQLLGSGSWDLALWLSGEQRWTTAGGELLLYGGSGVLYGTDGDLLPDQRRNLAGTVSLGLGLQPWSRFGLQLQFDGHTPLYEQSDFKELDQFAGQLAIGGSVGLGPATVLEAAVVEDVVVDTAPDVVFHLALRHQF; this is encoded by the coding sequence ATGCGGTTAGCCTTTCTTATCACCACTCTGCTGTGGCTGCTGCCGACGCTCACCTGGGGTTTCGCCCTGCAGCCGCTGCAGACCCGCAACCTGTCACCGGCGGTTCTCGGATTCGGCCTCCCCGCCCTGGCCCCGGCCCGGGTTCTCGATTCCGGCAGCCTGCGGCTGCAGGCGACGGTTGACATCGTCAGTAACTTCACCGAAGGTGTCCGCAGCAACGAAGCATTGCGCTTCGACGGCGAAACCTACCGCCTGGAACTGACCGGTGTCTACGGCATCGGCGATGACTTCGAAATCGGCGTCGCCCTGCCCATGCTCAGCCACCGGGGCGGATCGCTCGACAGCTTCATCGAGAGTTGGCACGACTTCTTCGGACTGCCCCAGGGGGGCCGCGACCGGGCGCCTCGCAACCGCCTGGACTACAGCTACAGCCGTCTCGACGGCTCCGGTTTCCACCGTGACACCAGCAGCAGCGGCATCGGCGACCTCTCGCTGCAGGCGGCCTGGCAGTGCTGGCAGGACTCTCGGGCCGACCGCCGCCTGGCGTTGCGCGCCAGCCTGAAAATCCCGACCGGCGACAGCGACCAACTGCTCGGCAGCGGCAGCTGGGATCTCGCCCTCTGGCTGAGCGGCGAACAGCGCTGGACAACCGCCGGCGGCGAACTGCTGCTCTACGGCGGCAGCGGCGTCCTGTACGGCACCGACGGCGACCTGCTGCCCGATCAGCGCCGCAACCTGGCGGGAACCGTTTCCCTCGGCCTGGGGCTGCAGCCCTGGTCACGCTTCGGCCTGCAGCTGCAGTTCGACGGCCATACCCCCCTCTACGAGCAGAGCGACTTCAAGGAACTGGACCAGTTCGCTGGACAGCTGGCGATCGGCGGCAGTGTCGGCCTCGGCCCCGCCACCGTTCTCGAAGCCGCCGTGGTCGAGGACGTGGTGGTCGACACCGCTCCCGATGTCGTGTTCCACCTGGCTCTGCGACATCAGTTCTGA
- the lon gene encoding endopeptidase La — protein sequence MSDSFDQDPPVDPQDALNDDQPEVDNDQAKLEKLLEEAGSGLILASEVLPNGLPLIALRPRPAFPGLLIPLSISGEEAIKTVDRALKTPSQALGLVLVQDLEDEDVPANLHQVGVAGKIVKVINRDNDSIQFLINCMERFTIEEAATTPDGLFARVSYHPTPELSVNQELKAYSMAIITTLKELVQINPLYSEEIKLFLGRSSMDDPGRLADFSANLTSGDGQELQEILAAFDVRRRIDLVLVLLKKELEVSRLQTRISKQIEEKISAQQREFFLKEQLKAIKQELGLEKEGKTSEIEKFQQRLQKLTLNEEAERAVQDELEKFSLLEPSSPEYNVSRTYLDWLTILPWGRFSKDRYSLKRAQKQLDKDHYGLDDVKQRILEFIAVGKMKGDISGSILCLVGPPGVGKTSIGKSIAAALGREFFRFSLGGMRDEAEIKGHRRTYIGAMPGKFIQAMKSAGTANPVLMLDEIDKVGASFQGDPASALLEVLDPEQNSSFRDHYLDVPFDLSNVLFIATANQLDTIPAPLLDRMELIRLSGYILEEKVEIARRYLIPKALEATGLKRGQVKIPNRTLRAIIDGYAREAGVRNLENRIRKIMRKAAMAFAGGEEGPLSVGVRDLDDYLGKPLFSPDEVFKGVPGVVTGLAWTSMGGATLQIEATAVKSQTKGFKQTGQLGKVMVESSEIAYSYTMGQLERFGAEEGWFDKHFVHLHVPAGATPKDGPSAGITMTTALLSMILGKPVIPDLAMTGELTLTGQVLPIGGVKEKTIAARRVGLKTLIFPAANRNDYEDLPDYLKEGLTAHFVSEYPEVFRIAFGRGRNKT from the coding sequence ATGTCCGATTCTTTTGACCAGGATCCCCCCGTCGATCCGCAAGACGCATTGAACGACGACCAGCCCGAGGTCGACAACGATCAGGCGAAGCTGGAAAAACTGCTCGAGGAGGCCGGCAGCGGACTGATTCTCGCCAGCGAGGTGCTGCCCAACGGCCTGCCGCTGATCGCGTTGCGGCCGCGACCGGCCTTCCCGGGACTGCTGATCCCCCTCTCCATCTCCGGGGAAGAGGCGATCAAAACCGTCGACAGGGCTCTCAAGACTCCCTCGCAGGCCCTCGGGCTGGTGCTGGTGCAGGACCTGGAGGACGAAGATGTGCCGGCCAACCTGCACCAGGTCGGGGTCGCCGGCAAGATCGTCAAGGTCATCAATCGCGACAATGACAGCATCCAGTTCCTGATCAACTGCATGGAACGGTTCACCATCGAAGAGGCGGCCACCACCCCCGACGGCCTGTTCGCCCGGGTCAGCTATCACCCGACCCCCGAGCTTTCGGTCAACCAGGAGCTGAAGGCCTACTCGATGGCGATCATCACCACCCTCAAGGAGCTGGTGCAGATCAACCCCCTCTATTCGGAGGAGATCAAGCTCTTTCTCGGCCGCTCCAGCATGGACGACCCGGGACGGCTGGCCGATTTTTCCGCCAATCTGACCAGCGGCGACGGCCAGGAACTGCAGGAGATCCTCGCCGCCTTCGACGTCCGGCGCCGCATTGACCTGGTGCTGGTGCTGCTGAAAAAGGAGCTGGAAGTCTCGCGCCTGCAGACCCGCATCAGCAAGCAGATCGAGGAAAAGATCTCGGCCCAGCAGCGGGAGTTCTTCCTCAAGGAACAGCTCAAGGCGATCAAGCAGGAACTGGGCCTGGAAAAAGAAGGCAAAACCAGCGAAATCGAGAAATTCCAGCAGCGGCTGCAGAAACTGACCCTCAACGAGGAGGCCGAGCGGGCGGTTCAGGATGAGCTGGAAAAATTCTCTCTGCTCGAACCCTCGTCACCGGAATACAACGTCAGCCGCACCTACCTCGACTGGCTGACAATCCTCCCCTGGGGCCGTTTCAGCAAGGACCGCTACAGCCTGAAGCGGGCCCAAAAACAGCTCGACAAAGACCACTACGGGCTGGATGACGTCAAACAGCGGATTCTCGAATTCATCGCCGTCGGCAAAATGAAGGGCGACATCTCCGGCTCGATCCTCTGCCTGGTCGGCCCGCCCGGAGTCGGCAAGACCTCGATCGGCAAATCGATTGCCGCCGCCTTAGGGCGCGAATTTTTCCGTTTCTCCCTCGGCGGCATGCGTGACGAGGCGGAGATCAAGGGACACCGCCGCACCTATATCGGCGCCATGCCGGGCAAGTTCATCCAGGCGATGAAGAGCGCCGGCACCGCCAACCCGGTACTGATGCTCGACGAGATCGACAAGGTCGGCGCCAGTTTCCAGGGTGACCCCGCCTCGGCGCTGCTGGAAGTCCTCGATCCGGAGCAGAACAGCAGCTTCCGCGATCATTACCTCGATGTCCCCTTCGACCTGTCGAACGTACTGTTCATCGCCACCGCCAACCAGCTCGACACCATCCCGGCGCCGCTGCTCGACCGCATGGAACTGATCCGCCTGTCGGGCTACATCCTCGAAGAAAAGGTCGAGATCGCCCGCCGTTACCTGATCCCCAAGGCCCTGGAAGCGACCGGGCTGAAGCGTGGGCAGGTCAAAATCCCGAACCGCACCCTGCGCGCCATCATCGACGGCTACGCCCGTGAGGCCGGGGTGCGCAACCTCGAAAACCGCATTCGCAAGATCATGCGCAAGGCGGCGATGGCGTTTGCCGGCGGCGAAGAGGGACCGCTCAGCGTCGGAGTCCGTGACCTCGACGACTACCTCGGCAAGCCGCTCTTCTCCCCGGACGAGGTTTTCAAGGGAGTTCCCGGCGTGGTCACCGGCCTGGCCTGGACCAGCATGGGCGGAGCCACCCTGCAGATCGAGGCAACCGCGGTGAAGAGCCAGACCAAGGGGTTCAAGCAGACCGGCCAGCTCGGCAAGGTGATGGTCGAAAGTTCCGAGATCGCCTATTCCTACACCATGGGCCAGCTGGAACGCTTCGGCGCCGAGGAAGGCTGGTTCGACAAGCACTTCGTCCACCTCCACGTCCCGGCCGGCGCCACGCCCAAGGACGGGCCCTCGGCCGGCATCACCATGACCACCGCCCTGCTGTCGATGATCCTGGGCAAACCGGTCATCCCCGATCTCGCCATGACCGGCGAACTGACCCTGACCGGACAGGTGCTGCCGATCGGCGGGGTCAAGGAGAAGACCATCGCCGCCCGCCGTGTCGGCCTGAAAACCCTGATTTTCCCCGCCGCCAACCGCAACGATTACGAAGATCTGCCCGACTACCTGAAGGAAGGACTCACCGCTCACTTCGTCAGTGAGTACCCGGAGGTGTTCCGGATCGCCTTCGGCAGGGGGAGAAACAAGACCTGA